One window of Posidoniimonas polymericola genomic DNA carries:
- a CDS encoding dipeptidase encodes MKLTSAFLPLLCLAMAAPTPLNAKDRGPIVLTDQARQIHAKTPVADGHNDLPWEIRTKGDSNLDRLDIGQLQPSLQTDIPRMKEGGVGIQFWSVWVPVSTARRGTALLTTLEQIDLVKQMVRRYPQDLRLALTTDDINQCLTDGKIASLIGVEGGHCIEGSLATLHQLYERGARYMTLTHSDSLDWADSATDDSRAGGLSEFGKEVIREMNRLGMMVDISHVSAETMHQTLDTTAAPVIFSHSSCRAVANHPRNVPDDVLERMPKNGGVVMINFFSGFVVPEASDVYTKKFNLRKKLEQELNDDDEAIKRRLEELTGDKPMPTGTIHDVLDHIDHAVKVAGIDHVGIGSDYDGVSVLPKQLEDVSCYPYLTQGMLDRGYTEEQIAKVLSGNILRVMKAVEEKAADN; translated from the coding sequence ATGAAGCTCACTTCCGCCTTCCTCCCGCTGCTCTGCCTGGCAATGGCCGCCCCCACCCCCCTGAACGCCAAGGACCGCGGGCCGATCGTTCTGACCGACCAGGCGCGTCAGATCCACGCCAAGACGCCAGTGGCCGACGGGCACAACGACCTGCCGTGGGAGATCCGCACCAAGGGCGACTCCAACCTCGACCGACTCGACATCGGCCAGCTGCAACCCTCACTCCAAACCGACATCCCGCGGATGAAGGAGGGTGGGGTCGGGATCCAGTTCTGGTCGGTCTGGGTGCCGGTCAGCACCGCCCGGCGGGGCACGGCCCTGCTGACCACGCTCGAGCAGATTGACCTGGTCAAGCAGATGGTGCGGCGGTACCCCCAGGACCTGCGGCTCGCCCTGACGACCGACGACATCAACCAGTGCCTGACCGACGGCAAGATCGCCTCGCTGATCGGGGTCGAGGGGGGCCACTGCATCGAGGGGTCGCTCGCCACGCTCCACCAGCTCTACGAGCGCGGCGCCCGCTACATGACGCTGACCCACTCGGACTCGCTCGACTGGGCCGACTCCGCCACCGACGACAGCCGCGCCGGCGGCCTGTCCGAGTTTGGCAAGGAGGTGATCCGCGAGATGAACCGGCTCGGAATGATGGTCGACATCTCGCACGTCTCTGCCGAGACCATGCACCAGACGCTCGACACGACCGCTGCGCCGGTGATCTTCTCGCACTCGTCCTGCCGGGCGGTCGCCAACCACCCGCGAAACGTCCCCGACGACGTGCTCGAGCGGATGCCGAAGAACGGCGGGGTCGTGATGATCAACTTCTTCTCCGGCTTCGTCGTCCCCGAGGCGAGCGACGTCTACACCAAGAAGTTCAACCTCCGCAAGAAGCTCGAGCAGGAACTCAACGACGACGACGAGGCGATCAAACGCCGCCTGGAGGAGCTGACCGGCGACAAGCCGATGCCCACCGGCACCATCCACGACGTCCTCGACCACATCGACCACGCGGTCAAGGTCGCGGGCATCGATCACGTCGGCATCGGCTCCGACTACGACGGCGTCAGTGTGCTGCCGAAGCAGCTCGAGGACGTCAGCTGCTACCCCTACCTCACCCAGGGCATGCTCGACCGGGGCTACACCGAAGAGCAGATCGCCAAGGTCCTCAGCGGCAACATCCTCCGCGTCATGAAGGCCGTCGAAGAAAAAGCCGCGGACAACTAA
- the dapF gene encoding diaminopimelate epimerase, protein MRFTKMHGAGNDYVYVNGFEESLPEDLPGLARRIADRRFGVGGDGLILILPSDVGDVRMRMFNSNGGEAEMCGNGIRCVAKYTYDHGVCRNPELKVETLAGVLTAYLTVSDGLVEQVRVNMGPPRLAPAQLPTTLAGEPLADIPLTVDGREVRVTCVSMGNPHCVVFVDQATDDWVLGLGPKLETHEVFPQATNVEFVEVLSPTEVRQRTWERGSGETWACGTGASAVCVAGVLTGRTERKILNHLLGGDLLLEWDGQTDRVWMTGPAVEVFSGEWPC, encoded by the coding sequence ATGCGATTCACCAAGATGCACGGCGCCGGCAACGACTACGTTTATGTCAACGGCTTCGAGGAGTCGCTGCCCGAGGACCTGCCGGGACTGGCGCGTCGGATCGCGGACCGGCGGTTCGGCGTCGGCGGGGACGGGCTGATCCTCATCCTGCCCTCGGACGTGGGCGACGTGCGGATGCGGATGTTCAACTCGAACGGCGGCGAGGCCGAGATGTGCGGCAACGGCATCCGCTGCGTCGCCAAGTACACCTACGACCACGGCGTGTGCCGCAACCCGGAGCTCAAGGTCGAGACCCTCGCCGGCGTGCTCACCGCGTATCTTACGGTGTCCGATGGATTGGTTGAGCAGGTACGGGTCAACATGGGGCCGCCGCGGCTCGCTCCTGCACAGCTCCCCACCACCCTGGCGGGGGAGCCGCTTGCCGACATCCCGCTGACGGTTGACGGTCGCGAGGTGCGAGTGACGTGCGTCTCAATGGGCAACCCGCACTGCGTCGTGTTTGTCGATCAGGCTACTGATGACTGGGTGCTGGGGCTCGGCCCCAAGCTCGAAACCCACGAGGTCTTCCCCCAAGCGACCAATGTCGAGTTTGTCGAGGTGCTCTCCCCCACCGAGGTCCGGCAGCGGACCTGGGAACGCGGCTCGGGCGAGACCTGGGCATGCGGCACCGGCGCCTCGGCGGTCTGCGTGGCCGGCGTGCTGACCGGCCGCACCGAACGCAAGATCCTCAACCACCTGCTCGGCGGGGACCTGCTCTTGGAGTGGGACGGCCAGACCGACCGGGTCTGGATGACCGGCCCGGCGGTTGAGGTCTTTTCTGGCGAGTGGCCCTGCTAG
- a CDS encoding S66 peptidase family protein, with product MIAYLCRLAPALALMLAACHVNAEPPTRPRALRPGDTIMLVAPAGELNKKRVMLAVERLQERGFKVVVPDTLFRQRGYLAGTDEERAEELMRAFRDPEVDAVFPGTGGYGVTRMLPLLDWEEIARHPKIVIGFSDITALHLAIAAKCNLVTFHSPNPQYGLGSDDDLTPYSAKYFWRNILASENTGPQGFRYEQPASVGPLKRIAGGRVEATATGGNLSLLAATIGTPYEVITDGRILFVEDVREAPYRIDRMLSQLKLAGKLDKLAGVVLGQFRDCDEKDDEGSLSLAQVFDDYFADAPYPVVSNFAAGHVSQNGTVPFGVPCRLDAEALTFEVLENPVSVE from the coding sequence ATGATCGCTTACCTCTGCCGCCTCGCCCCCGCGCTGGCACTAATGCTCGCCGCGTGCCACGTGAACGCCGAGCCCCCTACCCGCCCCCGCGCGCTGCGACCTGGCGACACCATCATGCTGGTCGCTCCGGCCGGCGAGTTGAACAAGAAGCGTGTGATGCTCGCGGTCGAGCGGCTCCAGGAACGGGGCTTCAAGGTCGTCGTCCCCGACACCCTCTTCCGCCAGCGCGGCTACCTCGCCGGCACGGATGAAGAACGTGCGGAGGAGCTGATGCGGGCGTTCCGCGATCCGGAGGTCGACGCGGTCTTCCCCGGCACCGGCGGCTACGGCGTCACTCGGATGCTGCCGCTGCTCGACTGGGAAGAGATCGCCAGACACCCGAAGATCGTGATCGGCTTCAGCGACATCACCGCCCTGCACCTAGCGATTGCCGCCAAGTGCAACCTGGTGACATTCCACTCGCCGAACCCGCAGTACGGACTGGGCTCGGACGATGACCTCACGCCGTACTCCGCCAAGTACTTCTGGCGCAACATCCTGGCGTCGGAGAACACGGGCCCGCAGGGGTTCCGGTACGAGCAGCCCGCGAGCGTCGGCCCGCTGAAGCGAATCGCCGGCGGAAGAGTCGAGGCGACTGCGACCGGCGGCAACCTGTCGCTGCTGGCGGCGACCATCGGCACTCCGTACGAGGTCATCACCGACGGCCGCATCCTGTTTGTCGAAGATGTGCGCGAGGCCCCCTACCGCATCGACCGGATGCTGAGTCAACTCAAGCTGGCCGGCAAGCTCGATAAGCTGGCGGGCGTGGTGCTGGGGCAGTTCCGAGACTGCGACGAGAAGGACGACGAGGGGAGTCTGTCGCTCGCACAAGTTTTCGACGACTACTTCGCCGACGCTCCGTACCCGGTGGTCTCGAACTTCGCCGCGGGCCATGTCTCGCAGAACGGGACCGTGCCGTTCGGTGTCCCCTGCCGACTCGACGCCGAAGCACTGACGTTCGAGGTGCTCGAGAACCCCGTTTCGGTCGAGTAG
- a CDS encoding efflux RND transporter periplasmic adaptor subunit, with protein MKPTQLLPLALACLIGCGAPKQSGPAGAPPPPQVKVARPVVMELVDWDPYIGRLEAVESVDVRANVSGYLMEHYFEEGQIVRKGEPLFLIDPRPFEAQLAEAEAGLNQAQADHAEAQAFVLQSEAERGQVQARLDLANSRLKRAKPLAPTGAITGDELDIMESERQQAEADLNAADAIIESSKARVVAAKAAVTSAEAAVRTAWLNVSYTQIDAPIGGRISRRYATTGNLITGGIPGSTLLTTIVSLDPIHCYFDANERALLKYTRLAKSGQRGSSRDVKNPVFLSLVDESGFPHKGHMDFVDNRVDESTGTMRGRAIFPNPDQLLSPGMFAKIRIPGSGQYEALLIPDSAVGFDQSEQFVYVVGEGSKAERRLVELGPMSHGLRVVRQGIEHGDEVVVGGLQMVRAGAPLSPDITEVTASSGDGLPTTYQPVPKQEWLTAQPASLPTARTASTEGTAG; from the coding sequence ATGAAGCCCACGCAGTTGTTGCCGCTGGCCCTCGCCTGCCTGATTGGCTGCGGCGCCCCGAAACAATCCGGCCCCGCTGGCGCGCCCCCTCCGCCGCAAGTGAAGGTCGCCAGGCCGGTGGTGATGGAGCTGGTCGATTGGGACCCGTACATCGGCCGCCTGGAAGCGGTCGAGTCGGTAGATGTCCGGGCGAATGTCAGCGGCTACCTGATGGAACACTACTTCGAGGAGGGGCAGATCGTCCGCAAGGGCGAACCGCTGTTCCTAATCGACCCGCGCCCGTTCGAGGCTCAGCTCGCCGAGGCCGAGGCCGGCCTCAACCAAGCCCAGGCCGACCACGCCGAGGCCCAGGCCTTTGTCCTTCAGAGCGAGGCCGAGCGCGGCCAGGTCCAGGCGCGTCTCGACCTGGCGAACTCGCGGCTCAAACGCGCCAAGCCGTTGGCGCCAACCGGCGCCATCACCGGCGACGAGCTCGACATCATGGAGAGCGAACGCCAGCAGGCCGAGGCCGACCTCAACGCGGCCGACGCGATCATCGAATCGTCCAAGGCTCGGGTAGTGGCCGCCAAGGCCGCGGTCACCTCTGCCGAAGCGGCCGTCCGGACCGCCTGGCTGAATGTCTCTTACACGCAGATCGACGCGCCGATCGGGGGGCGGATCAGCCGCCGCTACGCCACAACCGGCAACCTGATCACCGGCGGCATCCCCGGCTCAACGCTGCTCACGACCATCGTCTCTCTCGACCCGATCCACTGCTACTTCGACGCCAACGAACGGGCGTTGCTCAAGTACACGCGGCTCGCAAAGAGCGGGCAGCGCGGCAGCTCGCGGGACGTGAAGAACCCGGTCTTCTTGTCGCTCGTTGACGAGTCGGGGTTTCCTCACAAGGGTCACATGGACTTTGTGGACAACCGCGTCGACGAGTCGACCGGCACGATGCGGGGCAGGGCGATCTTCCCCAACCCCGACCAGTTGCTGTCGCCCGGCATGTTCGCCAAGATCCGTATCCCGGGGAGCGGCCAGTACGAAGCCCTGCTGATCCCCGACTCCGCGGTCGGGTTCGACCAGTCGGAACAATTTGTGTACGTCGTCGGCGAGGGCAGCAAGGCGGAACGCCGCCTGGTCGAGCTTGGACCGATGTCGCACGGCCTGCGGGTCGTGCGTCAAGGAATCGAACACGGCGATGAGGTTGTCGTTGGGGGCCTGCAGATGGTCCGCGCCGGCGCGCCGCTCTCGCCAGACATCACCGAGGTCACCGCCAGCAGCGGCGACGGCCTGCCCACGACCTATCAGCCGGTGCCGAAACAGGAGTGGCTGACCGCCCAGCCGGCTTCGCTGCCAACCGCCAGGACGGCCAGCACCGAGGGGACGGCAGGTTGA